A genomic region of Candidatus Marimicrobium litorale contains the following coding sequences:
- a CDS encoding DUF1214 domain-containing protein, with amino-acid sequence MALSDAEQRVIDGTAWDEFCDALKDAGKIIRSEKAPKDSFNQAEGYRYLARLLRGGLESFLEFRDPLFPQLRCGAHETIKLGADNPDNRYESAPINPAYDYRITGTRGTVNYLGISSIINRYAVDGTMEVTGHIDHRQMDLGPNGEIDIILSKDEKPGNWLPLGESANSITVRQTFQDRENEARAEMKIERIGAKDDRPAPLTAEKLQRGLQGAVMFVHGSAKMFEDWAESFLPTLNDLPPADQDYCQSIGGDPNIFYFHSAWELEDDEVFIIEAPEIPECQTWNFQLDNWWMESLDYRHHTIHVNKHTAHYEPDGSVRVVVSHTNPGVPNWIETAGHKKGTMCWRWIGADKHPTLKSRVAKLSELK; translated from the coding sequence ATGGCCTTGTCAGACGCAGAACAGCGAGTAATAGATGGAACAGCGTGGGACGAATTCTGCGATGCGCTGAAAGATGCTGGAAAAATTATCCGCAGCGAAAAAGCCCCGAAGGATTCATTCAATCAGGCAGAGGGGTATCGCTACCTTGCGCGCCTTTTGCGAGGAGGCCTTGAGAGCTTTCTGGAGTTTCGTGACCCCCTGTTTCCGCAACTGCGCTGCGGTGCTCACGAGACCATCAAACTGGGGGCTGACAATCCCGATAATCGTTATGAGAGTGCCCCCATTAATCCGGCCTATGATTACCGGATCACCGGTACACGGGGGACTGTCAATTACCTCGGCATCAGTTCCATAATCAATCGCTATGCGGTGGATGGAACCATGGAGGTTACCGGTCATATTGATCATCGCCAAATGGATTTGGGTCCCAATGGTGAAATAGACATCATCCTCAGCAAAGACGAGAAACCGGGCAACTGGTTGCCTCTCGGAGAATCGGCAAATTCCATTACCGTGCGTCAGACATTCCAAGACCGTGAAAACGAAGCGCGGGCAGAAATGAAAATTGAGCGGATTGGTGCCAAAGATGATCGTCCAGCACCGCTTACCGCGGAAAAATTGCAACGCGGATTACAAGGCGCCGTCATGTTTGTGCATGGTTCGGCAAAGATGTTTGAAGACTGGGCTGAAAGCTTCTTACCCACGCTCAATGATCTGCCCCCGGCAGACCAGGACTACTGCCAGTCGATAGGCGGGGATCCAAATATTTTTTATTTCCACAGTGCCTGGGAACTCGAGGACGATGAGGTCTTTATTATTGAAGCCCCGGAGATTCCTGAGTGCCAGACCTGGAATTTTCAATTGGATAACTGGTGGATGGAGTCACTGGACTATCGGCACCACACTATTCACGTGAACAAACATACTGCACATTATGAGCCAGACGGCAGTGTGCGTGTTGTTGTGTCTCATACTAACCCTGGCGTACCGAACTGGATTGAAACTGCGGGGCATAAGAAGGGCACGATGTGCTGGCGCTGGATTGGCGCAGATAAACACCCAACCCTGAAGTCCCGCGTTGCCAAACTTTCGGAGTTAAAATGA
- a CDS encoding DUF3604 domain-containing protein: protein MKKLLVIALLVLLFLFSWLHALGSGWLGGEAQSLRAVAEGPRTESDSTIAAPLILFGDLHTHTNFSLDAYLFNTELIKGVGSATVEDACDFARYCSALDFWSINDHAESLTPRAWKHTAEAVRRCNQSAGDPAHPDMVSFLGWEWSNTDQKNAVQHYGHKNVILRSGEEGEIPVRPISSAPGNLLARIPAVAVGLLGLVEELEFVSDMGWYLADSYSTPECPVGTPVDQLPVTCREVARTPADLYRKLDRGGFDSLVIPHGLSWGTTNPLDADFRNQLQDYENRYERLLESYSGHGNSEVFRDFERVVTEAGGAASCPPKTAGFLPCCRQAAEIFRAGCASPGSADCEAGAVNTMNTFSSIDIQAGRDLFPDASLDDWAGCGQLQNSFQPASTYVPRQSAQYNLALGYDTNGKMARAKFGLIGSSDNHMARPGNSYKETSRLMYTDSKSFSGRQSFSWNPYVESGSFYYTGGLIAVHSDGRDRDAIWEAMKARRVYGTSGDRILLWFDLLNSPAGIAPMGSDLSLDDTPRFRVKALGALEQVPGCPAEASNALGPSGIQNLCGGECYRPGDYRKRIERIEIVRVRPQQSATDEVGSLIENEWRVFKCADAGQGCTVEFEDDQYLAGNRPSLYYARAIQEAQPLIGGDPFGCVYDDKGNCTQRDYCIGERATRQENCLSLANPRAWSSPIFIEPSRKEEGGSMVQTPTPE, encoded by the coding sequence ATGAAGAAACTGTTAGTGATAGCGTTGCTTGTCCTGCTTTTCCTTTTTAGCTGGTTGCACGCACTGGGAAGCGGTTGGCTGGGTGGCGAGGCTCAGTCTTTGCGAGCAGTTGCGGAGGGGCCCAGGACGGAAAGCGACAGCACGATAGCGGCGCCCCTCATTTTATTCGGCGATCTCCATACGCATACCAATTTTTCGTTGGACGCCTACCTTTTCAATACAGAGTTGATCAAGGGGGTCGGCAGCGCTACGGTCGAAGACGCATGCGATTTCGCACGCTACTGTAGTGCGTTGGATTTTTGGAGTATTAATGACCATGCGGAAAGCTTGACGCCGCGTGCGTGGAAGCACACGGCGGAGGCCGTTCGTCGATGTAATCAAAGTGCGGGGGATCCGGCGCACCCGGATATGGTGTCGTTCCTCGGCTGGGAATGGTCAAACACTGACCAGAAAAACGCCGTGCAGCACTACGGGCACAAAAACGTAATTCTCAGGTCAGGAGAGGAGGGTGAGATTCCCGTTCGGCCTATCTCGTCAGCTCCGGGAAATCTACTCGCGCGCATTCCTGCTGTTGCAGTGGGCTTGCTGGGCTTGGTGGAAGAGCTCGAGTTTGTCAGTGACATGGGGTGGTATCTGGCAGATTCTTACTCTACACCTGAGTGTCCTGTCGGTACGCCGGTCGACCAGCTACCTGTCACTTGCCGTGAAGTAGCCCGCACCCCTGCAGATCTCTATCGAAAACTGGATCGCGGGGGATTCGATAGCCTCGTTATTCCTCATGGCCTCTCATGGGGAACCACAAATCCGCTGGATGCTGATTTTCGCAATCAGCTGCAAGACTATGAGAATCGTTATGAGAGGTTGCTAGAGTCCTATTCAGGACACGGCAACTCGGAAGTGTTTCGAGATTTTGAGCGTGTTGTTACAGAGGCGGGCGGTGCAGCGAGTTGCCCGCCCAAAACGGCGGGTTTCCTGCCGTGTTGTCGCCAGGCGGCGGAAATTTTCCGTGCCGGCTGCGCTTCACCCGGCTCAGCTGACTGTGAAGCCGGCGCCGTAAACACTATGAATACATTCTCAAGTATCGATATTCAGGCCGGTAGAGACTTATTTCCCGATGCCTCGCTGGACGATTGGGCGGGCTGCGGACAGCTGCAAAACAGTTTTCAACCGGCATCCACTTACGTGCCTCGCCAGTCTGCGCAATACAATCTGGCCCTGGGCTACGACACGAACGGCAAAATGGCGCGTGCGAAATTCGGCTTGATCGGCTCAAGCGACAATCATATGGCCCGGCCAGGAAATAGTTACAAGGAGACAAGCCGATTGATGTACACCGACAGCAAGTCATTTAGCGGACGGCAGTCCTTTTCCTGGAATCCCTACGTGGAGTCGGGCAGCTTTTATTATACGGGCGGCCTAATCGCAGTGCACAGTGATGGTCGTGACCGCGATGCGATCTGGGAGGCCATGAAGGCACGCCGGGTCTATGGAACGTCTGGCGATCGCATCCTTCTCTGGTTTGACCTATTGAATAGTCCCGCCGGTATTGCGCCCATGGGGAGCGACCTCAGTCTTGATGATACGCCACGATTCCGCGTCAAAGCCCTCGGCGCACTGGAGCAGGTGCCGGGTTGCCCTGCAGAGGCGAGTAACGCGCTAGGGCCGTCAGGAATACAAAACCTTTGCGGTGGTGAGTGCTATCGCCCTGGCGATTATCGCAAACGTATTGAGCGAATTGAGATTGTGCGGGTGCGCCCGCAGCAGTCGGCCACCGACGAGGTCGGCTCGCTCATAGAAAATGAGTGGCGCGTATTCAAATGTGCCGATGCGGGGCAGGGCTGCACGGTGGAATTTGAGGATGATCAATACCTGGCTGGTAATCGCCCCAGTCTTTATTACGCTCGTGCGATACAGGAAGCCCAACCTTTGATTGGTGGCGATCCGTTCGGTTGCGTTTACGATGACAAGGGAAACTGCACGCAACGTGATTACTGCATAGGCGAGCGAGCGACACGCCAAGAAAATTGCCTGTCCCTGGCTAATCCACGGGCTTGGAGCTCCCCGATCTTCATCGAGCCATCGCGCAAGGAGGAGGGCGGTTCAATGGTGCAGACTCCCACACCGGAATGA
- a CDS encoding sulfotransferase family protein — MTTAVTFVAEQLIKEAQQQTGFDEFGEPPIHEGLEVLLETYDRNILDPDGRKRCRERVVMQLATRLKCENAFRTIGEIDQQEIVAPIFVTGLPRSGTSALLNLLVAAPENRGVLQWECQFPDPWPDAKPGEEDFRYPYLVKALDDTRSSDFSKIHYVDADTPEECVLLHAYAFNGVQLGFEIMLEPYRSWLLAQDLVPLYRYQKRQMQMLNWRNPGKQWMLKAPAHMWAVDAILDVFPDARFIWCHREPVAVTASINSMNRAVMGMYAGNHDHMDKSAIGHAVMEWYAMSLEKGLSEREKRDPSLFIDTSQAEFVSQPMAVVEKVYSGFGMELTDAARAAMHAHIDNNPKGKHGKHEYDVAEYGLTREIIEKRFAFYTGDTRWPVSD; from the coding sequence ATGACCACTGCTGTGACGTTCGTCGCTGAACAATTGATCAAGGAGGCACAGCAGCAAACAGGGTTTGATGAATTTGGTGAGCCGCCAATCCATGAGGGGCTGGAGGTATTGCTGGAAACCTATGATCGCAACATTTTAGATCCGGATGGGCGCAAGCGCTGCAGGGAACGCGTGGTAATGCAATTGGCCACCCGGCTGAAATGCGAGAATGCGTTTCGCACGATAGGTGAAATAGACCAGCAGGAAATAGTTGCGCCCATATTTGTTACGGGGCTGCCGCGGTCCGGCACGTCAGCCTTACTCAACCTGCTCGTGGCCGCGCCTGAAAATCGCGGGGTCCTGCAATGGGAATGCCAATTCCCCGATCCCTGGCCAGACGCCAAGCCGGGGGAGGAGGACTTTCGTTACCCGTATCTGGTGAAGGCGCTGGATGATACCCGCAGCTCGGATTTCTCCAAAATACACTATGTAGATGCAGACACCCCGGAGGAGTGCGTATTGTTGCATGCCTATGCATTCAATGGTGTACAACTTGGTTTTGAGATCATGCTGGAGCCCTACCGTAGCTGGTTGCTTGCCCAGGATCTGGTCCCTCTTTATCGTTACCAGAAGCGACAAATGCAGATGCTAAATTGGCGTAACCCCGGAAAACAATGGATGCTGAAGGCGCCTGCGCACATGTGGGCCGTCGATGCGATACTCGACGTATTTCCAGACGCCCGCTTTATCTGGTGTCACCGCGAACCCGTGGCCGTAACAGCCAGCATTAACAGCATGAACAGAGCCGTCATGGGTATGTACGCCGGCAATCATGACCACATGGACAAAAGTGCGATTGGACACGCTGTCATGGAGTGGTATGCGATGTCGTTAGAGAAAGGGCTATCAGAGCGTGAAAAACGCGATCCCAGTCTATTCATTGACACCTCACAGGCGGAGTTTGTTTCGCAGCCCATGGCAGTGGTTGAGAAGGTCTACAGCGGTTTTGGAATGGAATTAACAGACGCTGCGCGCGCTGCGATGCACGCTCACATAGACAACAATCCGAAAGGCAAACATGGCAAGCATGAATACGACGTTGCGGAGTACGGCTTGACCCGTGAAATTATCGAGAAGCGCTTCGCATTTTACACAGGGGATACTCGCTGGCCCGTATCCGATTAG
- a CDS encoding sulfatase-like hydrolase/transferase, with protein sequence MSRPVLQSIVLLLLYCACSPESAARPPNIILILADDIGAEAVGAYGGESFKTPRLDQMASEGLRLEHGHAQPLCTPSRVKLMTGQFNFRNYQHFAYLDASENTFAHLLSEAGYVTGVIGKWQLFDNRFQDIEGALPADAGFESYVLWQLKAEQRGSRYWSPLIDHNGDVRQYGDGIFGPDVLNTAARDFIQANRSKPFFLYYPMVLPHSPFVNTPDMRSLTADDQQLFAAMIAYMDKLVGNVIDTVKASGLADNTVVIFLGDNGTDQDIVSRYRGAEIQGAKGKTLNNGTRIPFLLWAPGRIAPRVSTSLVNLADILPTLADLAGAALPESTPPDGMSLVPLFERDTELNRENLFIHYDPRWPTGRPARYAFDRRWKYYEDGRFYDMQTDPLEQQSIAAGNLGREGLTAYRALQSRVRAMDGKFASGERWRPAVAFVLVGAALLISVLVLVWAFRLVRRMPDS encoded by the coding sequence GTGAGCAGGCCAGTTCTGCAATCGATAGTGCTGCTACTGTTATATTGCGCTTGTTCGCCTGAGAGCGCCGCGCGTCCTCCCAACATTATCCTTATTCTGGCAGATGATATCGGGGCAGAGGCGGTGGGCGCTTACGGCGGAGAAAGCTTCAAGACGCCCCGTCTTGATCAAATGGCATCCGAGGGATTGCGCCTTGAACACGGGCATGCACAACCTTTGTGCACTCCGTCAAGGGTGAAACTGATGACCGGCCAGTTCAATTTCCGAAACTATCAACACTTTGCCTATCTGGATGCCAGTGAGAATACCTTTGCTCATCTCCTCAGTGAGGCGGGATATGTGACAGGCGTTATCGGCAAATGGCAACTGTTTGATAATCGCTTTCAGGATATTGAGGGGGCACTGCCCGCGGATGCGGGGTTTGAGTCCTATGTTCTGTGGCAACTCAAGGCAGAACAGCGAGGTTCGAGGTACTGGTCGCCGCTGATCGATCATAATGGCGATGTCCGACAGTACGGGGACGGTATCTTTGGACCTGACGTGCTGAACACGGCGGCGCGTGATTTTATTCAAGCGAACCGCTCCAAGCCGTTTTTCCTCTATTACCCCATGGTTCTTCCCCACAGTCCCTTTGTCAATACACCGGATATGCGCTCGCTTACCGCAGACGACCAGCAGCTTTTTGCCGCGATGATTGCCTATATGGACAAGCTTGTGGGCAACGTAATCGACACGGTCAAAGCAAGCGGACTGGCGGACAATACGGTAGTCATTTTTCTCGGAGATAACGGTACCGATCAGGACATTGTCAGCCGCTACCGGGGAGCAGAGATTCAGGGTGCGAAAGGAAAGACACTGAATAACGGGACCCGCATACCCTTCCTCTTGTGGGCCCCCGGGCGAATCGCGCCCAGGGTGAGTACCAGTTTGGTCAACCTCGCCGATATACTGCCTACGCTGGCAGACCTCGCAGGCGCGGCTCTACCTGAGTCAACCCCACCGGACGGCATGAGTCTTGTGCCTCTGTTTGAGCGCGATACGGAGCTTAACCGCGAAAACCTCTTTATACACTACGACCCACGCTGGCCAACAGGGCGTCCTGCACGCTACGCCTTCGATCGTCGCTGGAAATATTACGAGGACGGCCGGTTTTACGACATGCAGACGGACCCGCTTGAACAGCAGTCAATTGCGGCGGGCAATCTTGGGCGAGAAGGGCTAACGGCGTATCGAGCTTTACAGTCACGAGTCAGGGCAATGGATGGTAAGTTCGCGAGCGGTGAGCGATGGAGGCCTGCAGTAGCATTTGTTCTGGTGGGCGCTGCATTGTTGATTTCTGTGCTGGTTCTGGTCTGGGCATTCCGTTTGGTAAGGCGCATGCCTGATAGCTAG